A stretch of Gossypium hirsutum isolate 1008001.06 chromosome A06, Gossypium_hirsutum_v2.1, whole genome shotgun sequence DNA encodes these proteins:
- the LOC107962687 gene encoding asparagine--tRNA ligase, cytoplasmic 1, protein MAETDQAPPPSDQLAALNLTDTVEKHAFSDRVLIRSIVGRPDGGAGLAGQRVRAGGWVKTGREQGKGTFAFLELNDGSSPANLQVIVDAGLAVLSKLVATGTCVMVDGILKVPPEGTRQKIELRVEKVVSLGEVDPAKYPIPKTKLTLEFLRDHLHLRARTNTIAAIARIRNALAFATHSFFQEHNFLYVHTPILTTSDCEGAGEMFQVTTLISESEKLEKELIKNPPPSEVDIEAARQVVSERGEAVKQLKAAKASKSEITASVAELNKAKENLSKLEERSKLKPGIPKKDGKIDYTQDFFARQAFLTVSGQLQVETYACAVSNVYTFGPTFRAEHSHTSRHLAEFWMVEPEIAFADLQDDMNCAEAYVKYMCNWLLDKCLDDMQFMAKSYDKGCIDRLRMVASIPFVRISYTEAVELLEEAVKGGKKFENEVKWGIDLASEHERYLTEVKFQKPVIVYNYPKGIKAFYMRLNDDLKTVAAMDVLVPKVGELIGGSQREERYEVIRERILEVGLPLEPYEWYLDLRRYGTVKHCGFGLGFERMILFATGIENIRDVIPFPRYPGRADL, encoded by the exons ATGGCGGAAACAGATCAGGCGCCGCCGCCGTCGGACCAACTCGCCGCGCTGAACTTGACTGACACCGTTGAGAAACACGCATTTTCTGACCGTGTCCTGATCCGTTCCATCGTGGGCCGGCCAGATGGCGGGGCTGGCCTTGCTGGGCAACGAGTCCGGGCCGGTGGTTGGGTAAAGACAGGGAGAGAGCAAGGGAAAGGAACTTTCGCCTTCTTGGAATTGAATGATGGGTCGAGCCCGGCGAACTTGCAGGTGATTGTGGACGCCGGACTGGCTGTTCTGAGCAAGCTGGTGGCGACCGGCACCTGCGTGATGGTGGATGGGATATTGAAGGTGCCACCTGAAGGCACGAGGCAGAAGATTGAGCTTCGGGTCGAAAAAGTGGTTTCTTTAGGCGAGGTGGATCCTGCTAAGTACCCGATTCCAAAAACGAAGCTCACGCTTGAATTTTTGAGAGATCATCTTCATCTTCGAGCTAGGACCAACACG ATTGCAGCCATTGCTCGAATTAGGAACGCACTTGCCTTTGCTACGCATTCATTCTTCCAAGAGCATAATTTCCTTTATGTGCACACTCCAATTTTAACTACTAGTGATTGTGAGGGTGCTGGTGAGATGTTTCAAGTCACAACTTTGATTAGTGAATCTGAAAAGCTGGAGAAGGAACTGATTAAAAACCCTCCTCCATCGGAGGTTGACATAGAAGCAGCTAGGCAAGTTGTGAGCGAGAGAGGAGAGGCTGTTAAACAGCTTAAAGCTGCCAAAGCAAGCAAATCGGAAATCACTGCTTCTGTGGCTGAACTTAACAAAGCAAAGGAGAATCTCTCTAAGCTGGAGGAGAGATCTAAATTGAAACCTGGGATTCCCAAGAAGGATGGGAAGATTGACTACACTCAAGACTTCTTTGCCCGCCAAGCTTTTTTGACAGTTTCTGGGCAACTGCAGGTTGAAACATATGCTTGTGCTGTTAGTAACGTGTATACATTTGGGCCAACTTTTCGGGCTGAACACTCTCACACTTCAAGGCATTTGGCAGAATTTTGGATGGTAGAGCCTGAAATAGCATTTGCAGATCTACAG GATGACATGAACTGTGCCGAGGCTTATGTGAAGTATATGTGCAATTGGTTGCTTGATAAATGCCTTGACGATATGCAATTCATGGCTAAAAGTTATGATAAAGGTTGCATTGATCGGTTGAGAATGGTTGCTTCAATTCCCTTTGTACGGATATCATACACAGAAGCGGTGGAGCTTTTAGAGGAAGCTGTGAAAGGTGGTAAGAAATTTGAGAATGAAGTGAAGTGGGGGATTGATTTGGCTTCTGAGCATGAAAG ATACTTGACTGAAGTTAAATTTCAGAAGCCCGTTATTGTTTATAACTACCCAAAGGGAATAAAAGCATTCTACATGAGGCTCAATGATGACTTGAAGACTGTTGCTGCTATGGATGTCCTTGTGCCCAAG GTTGGAGAACTAATCGGGGGAAGCCAAAGGGAAGAACGTTATGAGGTCATTCGGGAAAG AATTTTGGAGGTGGGGTTGCCTCTTGAGCCATATGAGTGGTATCTTGACCTGCGGCGATACGGAACTGTTAAACATTGTGGATTCGGGCTAGGCTTTGAACGAATGATTCTCTTTGCCACTGGCATCGAGAACATTAGAGATGTTATTCCCTTCCCAAGATATCCGGGAAGAGCTGATCTCTGA
- the LOC107962688 gene encoding 60S ribosomal protein L31 has product MVEKTRGRKEEVVTREYTINLHKRLHGCTFKKKAPKAIKEIRKFAEKAMGTKDVRVDVKLNKHIWSRGIRSVPRRIRVRIARKRNDDEDAKEELYSLVTVAEIPAEGLKGLGTKVIDDDDE; this is encoded by the exons ATGGTTGAGAAAACAAGAGGAAGAAAGGAAGAGGTGGTGACCAGGGAGTACACCATCAACCTTCACAAGCGCCTCCATGGCTG CACATTCAAGAAGAAGGCTCCCAAGGCTATAAAGGAGATCAGGAAGTTTGCAGAAAAAGCAATGGGGACAAAGGATGTGAGAGTCGATGTCAAGCTGAACAAACACATCTGGAGCCGAGGGATCCGAAGTGTTCCTAGAAGGATTAGGGTCCGCATTGCTCGCAAGAGAAATGATGATGAAGATGCAAAGGAAGAGCTCTACTCTCTAGTAACTGTTGCTGAAATCCCAGCTGAAGGATTGAAGGGTTTGGGCACTAAGGTCATTGACGATGATGATGAGTAA